The bacterium genome has a segment encoding these proteins:
- a CDS encoding oxygenase MpaB family protein, whose protein sequence is MKTPTDYDNPGYAQARALEPEMAENYVAHAMIGDPLADAAVEALSTLKRSESNRLISAYMSPPDGNELPDAPSEVRALFDDVMSPPDWLDLPALNAGIHMFHRNRKMVVAGMLAGVLVEGFSTNISESFFITGRLRYQGVRRLQQNNRHMVEIFFPGGMEPYGDGWRLSFRIRLVHAQVRYLLNNSEDWDVGAMGIPLSAAHCGYAITAFSARLLKHMRSLGAAFSEEEAASFMATWRYSGLLLGIPESILFKGENDALKLYDIGTMCEPEPSASSVVLANSLVNSAPLVVGIDDPVEGKKLSQYVYKVSRALIGDSLANQLNYPKQSTFGVLPWFRVQARYDRFTSWVLPKMARKSNASNFTTLMSGSWYHDEGITYDLPDHVYAEESSKW, encoded by the coding sequence ATGAAAACACCCACCGACTACGACAACCCCGGCTACGCGCAAGCTCGTGCCCTCGAACCTGAAATGGCAGAGAACTACGTCGCGCACGCCATGATCGGCGACCCCCTGGCCGATGCCGCCGTTGAGGCTCTCTCCACCCTGAAGCGCTCGGAGTCGAACCGGCTCATCTCGGCCTACATGAGCCCTCCTGACGGGAATGAACTCCCTGATGCCCCATCTGAGGTCCGCGCCCTCTTTGACGATGTCATGTCCCCACCAGACTGGCTCGACCTTCCCGCTTTGAATGCTGGCATTCACATGTTCCACCGGAACCGGAAGATGGTGGTGGCCGGAATGTTGGCCGGAGTCCTGGTGGAGGGTTTCTCCACCAACATCAGCGAGTCCTTCTTCATTACCGGCCGCTTGCGCTACCAGGGTGTGCGACGTCTCCAGCAGAACAACCGTCATATGGTGGAGATCTTCTTTCCCGGCGGCATGGAGCCCTATGGAGACGGGTGGAGGCTCTCCTTTCGGATCCGCCTTGTCCACGCCCAGGTCCGGTACTTGCTAAACAATTCTGAGGACTGGGACGTGGGTGCTATGGGCATCCCGTTGAGCGCCGCCCATTGTGGCTACGCGATCACCGCGTTCTCCGCCCGGCTGCTCAAGCACATGAGGAGTCTGGGAGCAGCGTTCAGCGAAGAGGAGGCGGCCAGCTTCATGGCCACATGGCGCTACTCGGGGCTGCTTCTGGGAATTCCCGAGTCGATCCTCTTCAAGGGAGAAAACGATGCTTTGAAGCTGTATGACATCGGCACCATGTGCGAGCCAGAGCCCAGCGCCTCTTCTGTCGTACTGGCTAATTCGCTGGTCAATTCGGCACCCCTGGTGGTTGGCATCGACGACCCAGTCGAAGGCAAAAAGTTGTCGCAATACGTCTACAAGGTTTCGCGAGCGCTCATCGGAGACTCGCTGGCCAACCAGCTGAACTATCCCAAGCAGTCCACGTTCGGCGTGCTGCCCTGGTTCCGCGTCCAGGCCAGGTATGACCGGTTTACCTCGTGGGTCCTTCCCAAGATGGCCCGCAAGAGCAACGCTTCCAATTTCACAACCCTTATGTCGGGGTCTTGGTATCACGACGAGGGAATCACCTACGACCTGCCAGACCACGTTTACGCCGAGGAGTCCAGCAAGTGGTGA